In the genome of Deinococcus yavapaiensis KR-236, the window CGCGCCGCCGAGCAGGGCCACCGTTACCGCGACGCCCAGCACGGTGCCGATTTGGCGCACGGCCTGGTTGACGGCGCTGCCGACTCCGAACCGAGCTGGATTCAAGCGGGAGACGGCGGCCGCGGAAAGAGATGGCAAGACCATGCCGGTGCCAAGTCCGGTCAGCAGCAGCGCGGGCAGCCAGTGCGTCAGGTAAGACGGCGTGAGGCCGGGCACCAGCAAGGTCCACAGGGCGCCCGCGGCGAAGACGAGACTTCCCGTCACCAGCAGCGGCCGGTGGCCCAACCGCGAAGCCAGCCGCCCCGACACCACCGAGGTGGGAATCACCAGCAAGGGGCCAGGCAGGATGGCGACGCCCGCCACGTCCAGCGGGAGGTGCCAGATGGCCGACATGAACAGGAAGTACGAGAAGAACATCATGGAAAAGGCCATGCCGAACGTCAGTGTCGCCAAATTGACGAAGCGGTACGTCATGTTGTCGAAGAGCGTGAGGTCGATCGCCGGGGCGGTAATCCGCCGCGCCCACCACACGAAGACGAGCAGGAGCAACAAACCCGCGATCAGGGAGCCCGACACGGCCGCCGAGGTCCAGCCCAGCGCTTCGGACCGCACCAATCCCAGCGCGATCGCCCCCACGCCCACCATCAGCAGGAGCAAGCCGACCGCGTCCAGGCGGGCCGGAATTCCTTCTGGCGCACTTGATTTCAGCAGGCGGCTGGCGCCCCAGACCGAGAGGACACCCAGCGGGAGGTTGAGATAGAAGGCCCAGGGCCAACCGCCCAGATCGATCAGCCACGATCCGAGACTGGGTCCTACCGCCGCACCGAGCGCGCTGACGGCTCCCCAGAGGCTCACGGCGACGGCGCGGCGCTCCGTGGGAAAGGCTCCCAGCACCACGGCGAGCGAGGCTGGCAGCAGTGCCGCCGCTCCAACCGCTTGGAGAGCGCGGAAGACGATCAGCATCCAGACCTGGCCGGAGAGTCCGCAGCCCAGCGACGCCACCAAAAAGATCAGCAGGCCGATCAGGAACATCCGTTTTCGTCCGTAGAGGTCGGCGAAGCGGCCGGCGGGGACGAGCAACACGGCGTAGACGACGGTGTAGGCGTTGAGAACCCAGGAGAGGTCACTGGCTTGCGCACCTGAAAAAGCGAGCGAGAGGGCGGGGAAGGCAGCGTACAGGACGGTGGCGTCGATGGAGATCAGCAGGACGGCGATGCTGGCCGTCAGGAAGACGGGCCATGGAGACGAACCGGTTTGAGGCGTAACTTGGCTAGCGTGTCGAGTCATTGAAGAACCTCCGGACCATGGCTCGACCTCCGGCGCACGTGACGAGCCGGGCCGGACAACGGGCTGGTTATGAAAAACTTCTTGGAAGCGGCGCGGGAGGGATCAGCCGGGTCTCGCCGCTCGAACAGGTCGGGCGGCGGGGAGGACGCGTAGAAATTGGGGAGGCCCGACTTCATAAGGTTCACAGGTAGGCGGCAGGCGTGGCGGACAGGTTCGCGCGCACCTGGTGAGAAATCGTGTCGACCAGGATTCCGGGGTGTCCCGCCTCCAGGCCCCGCAGCGCCAAGCGCACCACTTCCTGCGGCGCGGTTTTGTCTCCGGTCACGCCGCTTGACATGTCGGTGTCGATGAAGCCGACGTGCCGGCCGCTGACTTGGGTTCCTTGTGGGCGCAGCTCGTGGCGCAGGCCGTTGGTGAGCGACCAAGCGGCGGCCTTGGAAACGCTGTAGGTGGCCGCGCCGGGAACGCTGATCCAGCTCAGCACGGACAGCACGTTCAGGATCGCGCCGCCTCCGTTGCGGGCCAGCTCGGGCGCGAAGGCTTGACTGAGGTGTAGCGGTCCCAACACGTTCGTCTCGAACTCGCGTTGCGCGGCTTGGACGCTGCCGGGTTGCAGCAGCAGTCGGCCCTGATCGTCCAAGATTCCGGCGTTGTTGATCAGCAGGGTGACGTCCGCCGCCGACGTCACGTCCAACGATATGACCTCCACTCCGGGAATGCGGGCACTGGAAGGGTGACGGGCGGCGGCGTAGACCTTTCGGGCACGGCACGCGAGGAGCGCCTGAACGAAGGCATTTCCGAGGCCGCGGCTGGCTCCGGTGACGAGGGCAACAGAATCTTCGATGCGCAAGGGAATCTCCTGGAGGGTGGGGTGGAGTGAACTTGGGAAGTTCGGCGGCTCGAATGAATTAGATGATGTGCCTCATCTAAAAATAGATTATACTGATTATCTAAAAGAGTCAACGAGAGTCCACTCCGTGCCCTTTACACCGCCCCGAGGAGAAACCATGCCAAGAGTGTCCAAAGCCCAGGCTGCCCAAAATCGAGAACTCACCGTTCAGGCCGCTGCCAAACTTTTTCGCGAGCGTGGCGTCGATCACGTCAGCGTGCAAGACATCATGGCGGCCGTCGGCCTCACCCACGGCGGCTTCTACCGACAGTTCGCGTCCAAGGAAGCCTTGCTGCCGGAAGCCGCCCGCTACGCCTACGAGCGCCAAGCCGCCCGCCTCAGCAAACTCGACGCCACGACCGAGAACCACGCCACCGCGCAACGCCAATTCATCCAGAGCTACCTGTCGGCGGCCCACCGCGACCACCCGGGGAAAGGATGCCCCATCGCCGGACTGATTCAGGACATCGCCCGCACGGACAGCACTGACACCAAAAACCTGCTGACCACGGGCGTGGCCAACCTCGGCACCTGGCTGGACCGGCCCGGAC includes:
- a CDS encoding MFS transporter; the protein is MTRHASQVTPQTGSSPWPVFLTASIAVLLISIDATVLYAAFPALSLAFSGAQASDLSWVLNAYTVVYAVLLVPAGRFADLYGRKRMFLIGLLIFLVASLGCGLSGQVWMLIVFRALQAVGAAALLPASLAVVLGAFPTERRAVAVSLWGAVSALGAAVGPSLGSWLIDLGGWPWAFYLNLPLGVLSVWGASRLLKSSAPEGIPARLDAVGLLLLMVGVGAIALGLVRSEALGWTSAAVSGSLIAGLLLLLVFVWWARRITAPAIDLTLFDNMTYRFVNLATLTFGMAFSMMFFSYFLFMSAIWHLPLDVAGVAILPGPLLVIPTSVVSGRLASRLGHRPLLVTGSLVFAAGALWTLLVPGLTPSYLTHWLPALLLTGLGTGMVLPSLSAAAVSRLNPARFGVGSAVNQAVRQIGTVLGVAVTVALLGGAAAQLADFRTVFGWEVALCVVTAALCLSVDTRPQRLKADA
- a CDS encoding SDR family oxidoreductase, with the translated sequence MRIEDSVALVTGASRGLGNAFVQALLACRARKVYAAARHPSSARIPGVEVISLDVTSAADVTLLINNAGILDDQGRLLLQPGSVQAAQREFETNVLGPLHLSQAFAPELARNGGGAILNVLSVLSWISVPGAATYSVSKAAAWSLTNGLRHELRPQGTQVSGRHVGFIDTDMSSGVTGDKTAPQEVVRLALRGLEAGHPGILVDTISHQVRANLSATPAAYL
- a CDS encoding TetR/AcrR family transcriptional regulator encodes the protein MPRVSKAQAAQNRELTVQAAAKLFRERGVDHVSVQDIMAAVGLTHGGFYRQFASKEALLPEAARYAYERQAARLSKLDATTENHATAQRQFIQSYLSAAHRDHPGKGCPIAGLIQDIARTDSTDTKNLLTTGVANLGTWLDRPGRDGLVTACTLIGALLVSRAAAGSPLSDEVLERVAAALVAPD